One region of Cheilinus undulatus linkage group 4, ASM1832078v1, whole genome shotgun sequence genomic DNA includes:
- the LOC121508280 gene encoding ectonucleoside triphosphate diphosphohydrolase 7-like has protein sequence MARISFSCLPASWYCSVSLLSLSCIPRQKLLLLLVFIMSALILMVTYQKQLWGPQRRPGSRFNKYLSIAESMEATDVLNPALNYGIVVDCGSSGSRVFVYYWPPHNGNPHTLLDIRQMKDKDRKPVVKKIKPGISTLAKTPTQASDYLYPLLSFAAAHVPKDKHKETPLYILCTAGMRLLPESQQADILEDLITDVPLEFDFLFSRSHAEVISGKQEGVYAWIGINFVLGRFEHADEEDATVEVTTGSQNQRPISRRRTVGIMDMGGASLQIAYEVPSAISFSSPQEEEAGKSVMAEFNLGCDVEHTQHVYRVYVTTFLGFGGNMARQRYEDQLVNNTLAKNRFLTTQTGLSENKPYLDPCLPVGLSDTVVRDNRTLYLRGQGNWTGCQEAVRPFLGLHNGTMSPGGVYQAPINFSNSEFYGFSEFFYCTEDVLRLGGHYNSEKYSQAAMEYCSTKWSTLKQRLENKLFSQQADMGRLKYQCFKSAWMYEVLHSGFRFPTDYTSLKTVQLVYDKEVQWTLGAILFKTRFLPLRDLQQETLRQNHPSWLRSSFVYNHHLFSLCILVVVLAILLYILRLRRIHQREQRQAEALDLLWVEEGKALIA, from the exons ATGGCAAG GATCAGTTTCTCCTGCCTGCCGGCCTCCTGGTACTGCAGCGtatctctgctgtctctgagcTGTATCCCCAGGCAGaaacttctgctgctgctggtcttCATCATGTCTGCCCTCATCCTCATGGTCACCTACCAGAAGCAGCTGTGGGGCCCGCAGCGAAGGCCGGGCTCCCGATTCAACAA GTACCTCTCCATCGCAGAGTCCATGGAGGCCACTGACGTCCTCAACCCCGCTCTGAATTATGGGATTGTGGTGGACTGTGGCAGCAGCGGTTCTCGGGTCTTTGTGTACTACTGGCCCCCCCACAACGGGAACCCCCACACCCTGCTGGACATCAGACAGATGAAGGACAAAGACCGCAAACCTGTGGTGAAGAAGATCAAACCTG GTATCTCCACTCTGGCTAAAACGCCCACTCAAGCCAGCGACTACCTCTATCCTCTGCTCAGCTTTGCTGCTGCTCACGTCCCGAAGGACAAACACAAAGAGACGCCGCTCTACATCCTCTGCACTGCTGGCATGAGGCTGCTGCCTGAGAG CCAGCAGGCGGACATCTTGGAGGACCTGATCACTGACGTTCCCTTGGaatttgacttcctgttttcacGCTCCCACGCCGAGGTCATCTCTGGGAAACAAGAAG GAGTCTACGCATGGATTGGCATTAACTTTGTATTAGGACGCTTCGAGCACGCTGATGAGG AGGATGCCACAGTCGAGGTGACAACAGGCTCTCAGAATCAGCGACCAATCAGCAGGCGGCGCACAGTCGGCATCATGGATATGGGCGGAGCCTCACTGCAGATTGCCTATGAGGTGCCGAGCGCCATCTCTTTCAGTTCACCTCAAGAA GAGGAGGCGGGGAAGAGCGTCATGGCAGAGTTTAATCTGGGCTGTGATGTTGAGCACACACAACATGTTTACAGAGTCTACGTCACCACGTTCCTCGGCTTTGGAGGAAACATGGCGAGGCAGCGTTACGAGGACCAGCTGGTCAACAACACACTGGCAAAGAACAG GTTTTTGACCACACAGACGGGCCTGAGCGAGAACAAACCGTACCTGGACCCGTGTCTGCCGGTCGGTCTGTCAGACACGGTTGTCAGGGACAACCGCACGCTGTACCTGAGGGGTCAAGGTAACTGGACAGGCTGTCAGGAGGCTGTGAGACCTTTCCTGGGCCTCCACAACGGCACCATGTCACCAGGAGGCGTCTACCAG GCCCCTATAAACTTCAGCAACAGCGAGTTCTACGGTTTCTCTGAGTTCTTCTACTGTACGGAGGACGTGCTGAGGCTGGGAGGGCACTACAACAGTGAGAAGTACTCCCAGGCTGCAATG GAGTACTGCTCCACCAAATGGTCGACTCTAAAGCAGCGTCTAGAGAACAAGCTTTTCTCTCAGCAGGCCGACATGGGCAGACTGAA GTATCAGTGCTTCAAGTCGGCGTGGATGTACGAGGTGTTACACTCCGGTTTTCGTTTCCCCACCGACTACACGAGTCTGAAAACGGTTCAGCTGGTTTATGACAAGGAGGTCCAGTGGACTCTGGGAGCGATTCTGTTCAAAACCCGCTTCCTGCCTCTCAG GGACCTACAGCAGGAAACGTTGCGGCAGAACCACCCCAGCTGGCTGCGCTCCTCCTTCGTCTACAACCACCACCTGTTCTCGCTCTGCATCCTGGTGGTGGTGCTGGCCATCCTGCTCTACATCCTGCGTCTGCGGAGGATCCACCAGAGGGAGCAGCGGCAAGCTGAGGCTCTTGACCTCCTCTGGGTGGAAGAGGGCAAGGCCCTCATTGCCTGA